The Klebsiella sp. RIT-PI-d genomic sequence CGGATCCAGTGAAACAAGCCAAATTTCCCCTCTGTCCATCTACAGGATCTCCTTGCCCACCGCAGGTGCATCAATCCATTCCCGACCCTCTTCGCTTATTTCAGCATGCGGATCGCACTGTGCCAGCAGTTCCTCAAGCGAATAACGGGGCCGTTTCTGGGGTTCAATAATCAGGCAGCCATTATCAATGGTCATACCCACTTCGCTGTCCGTCGACAGCTCCAGCGTTTTCAGCACGGCGGGAGGAACCGCCAGCATGATGGATCCGCCGACCTTTTTCAGGCGAGTTGTATACATAGAGCACCTCCGGATATTATATTTTAATATAACATCTACAGCAGGCGATGCACAATTATTCATCGGATTCATTGTGATTTCCTTAGCGTAATAAAGCGTGAAGAAAGCCTTAATCCATCAGAGGACAGATCCGGCAGTTTTCAAAGGCGACATTGCCGGTAAAACGGCAACCGTCCTGATACATCAGGCGCTTCTTTCAGGTCACGAAGCATTTCATGCAGGCGGGAGCTTAGTGCGTAACAAAGAAGGCCGATAATAGAAAACTGTTTTTGCAGTTCAAAGGATTCTTGTGGATCGGATAAACAAAATGCGGCGCAGCTTCCGTATCCGGGCTGCGCCGGAGGAACATCAGCGATAGCGCGAAGGCCAGATTTGCTCAGGCGCGATATCTAACGCTTCGGCAATTAACCTTTCACCTTTGGGCCAGCGGCGGGTAAGCGCATTAGCCAGCGTGGAGGATGCCAGCCCCGCCTGACGCGAAAGTGCTGACAGCGAAGTGCCACGTTTTTTCAGCCCGGCAATAATATCGGCCGAATGCCAGTCCTGTCGCATCATGCGGCCACCTCGTCGATAAACTTCACACCATCGGCGGTGCGGAGCCAGCGCGGGGCTTTCATTTCCGCAGCGAAGTAGTTGATCAGGTCATACAGCAAGTAGCTAAGCTGTTTCTCCTTTTCAGAAGAAAATCCTTGCTCCGCCAGCGTCTGCGTCAGGGAGAGACAGTAGCGACAAAGCTCTGTGCATTCAGGCTCGAAACGGGGGGAATTTGCAGGGAGAGTGTCAACGGTCAGGCTTTCAATAAGATGGGGAGGAACGGGTTCTAACAACGTGGGCTGCAACAGCGTCAGACAGGCGTTGAGTCTGCCGCAGAGCGCCATTTTCAGTGTGGGATCGTTGCTTTCAATCAGGGTTTCGGCGAAGTTTTCGCAGTGATCGGCAAGGACGGTGAAGTCCGTGGCGGTATTAAAGGGAACAGCAAGTAACGGATGTGTTTTGGTGGGGATCGTAGCCATAGAGGCAACCTCCTGTAACAGGTTTAAAACCCACCACCAGAGGTTCCAATCTCATGGTGGTGGACTGAACGGGGTTGGAACTACCGGCGTTACAGGCAACCGGCGCACCTTGCGGTGCCCCCGCCCAGCCCACCATTGAGGTATAACCGAGCGCACAACATAAAAAAGACGCGGGACGCGTCGTATGTCGCCTGTAACATTTCTCAGGGTTCCAATCCCGGCACCTGATTTTGCAGATGCGGGGTAAGGATACTGCGATTGGGGATGGACAGCAAGAAGCATCGATGGAAAATAGAAGCAGAAATACAATACCCCCAGATAATTTTTCTTTAGCACGTAAAAAGTCGAAATTTCAGAACCATATCAAATTATGCACAATTTTCTCTCATTAAACTGGATCAGTTTAAGTATTGAAAGTGCCCATATGGGTATTTGAATACTTTGTTCGCAGCAATATTAGTCGTGGAATGAACGGTAGGATTCAGTTGGACTGATTGTCTATCGTATTTAAGAGATATGTATGAGGATGATACATCAATGATCAATCAGATTGACATTTCTAATTTTGGTAGTTTTAGTGATTTTACCTGGCGAAAAAGTGTTAAAGATCGCGGTAATAATGTTCAGAGCTTTAAACGATTAAATGTCTTGTATGGGCGCAACTATTCGGGAAAAACTACCTTATCACGGATCTTTCGAGCTTTAGAGACAAAACATCTTCCCCCTAACTTTACGACTCCATCTTTAACTATTTACGGCGATAAGGGTAATATTACTTCTGCCGACGTCAATAACCACCACTACGATATCAGAGTCTATAATCGTGATTTTGTGAACGATAACCTCAGTTTTCTTGTCAATCAGGATAGTGGTGAAATCAAAACATTTGCTATCGTTGGTGAGAAAAATAAAGAAATCGAAGATGCCATTGCAGAAATAGAAACCGAACTTGGTAGCATAGAAACAAAATCAGGTTTTCGCTTTAATCAGGAAGAAAAAAACAAAAAATGGAATCAGGCTAAGACCAATCATCAAACTGCTTCAGATGCTCTGGAAGAAAAACTAAGATCTCACGCTAATAATAAGATAAAAAAGAATCGAGAATATGGGAAATCAGTTTACAGCATTACAAATATAAAACAGGATATCTCGGCCATTAAGAAAGTTGAATTTAGATGTCTTAGTATGGAAGAGCAAGCGCACAAGATTTCGCTCCTGAGACAAGAGGCGCTTCCTGACATTACTACCTTGATAAATATTGATCTTAAAATCGCAGAAATCAGAAAAATAGCAGAAGAGCTTCTCTCCAGACGGATTATACCTACCCAACCTCTCCAGGAACTACTTAACGATAGCATTTTACAAACATGGGTAAAACAGGGGATCCCACTTCATAAAGAAAAGAGAGAGACGTGTGCTTTCTGTCGCCAAAATTTGCCGCATGATATCTGGCAGGTTCTGGACTCTCATTTTAACAAGGAGTCCTCAGTTCTGGAATCAGACATTGATAGCTGCTTAACGTCTATCTCAAATGCAATTGTTAAGATTCCTACATTTATGACTTTGACAGGGAATATGTTTTATCCTGAAGAGCGTGTTGCATTCGAGCAAAGTAAGACGAACCTTGATGAAGAATTAGCCGTCAACAAACAAGATCTGGAATTTTTGGAAAAAGCATTAACTTCAAGAAAAAACGATCTGTTTAAACCGTTAGAAATACCCGACTCTCATTATTCTGTTGAAAAAATTCAGCAGTGTTCTCACGATATAAATAGCTTGGTGAGTAAAAACAACACTCGAACAAAGACACTCGAAAAAGATAAGATTGCAGCCCGCGACGCACTAAGACTTACTGATGTTGCATCCTTCATTCAAACAATTAACTATGATGATGAATTAATTCGTATAGAGAATTTAAAAACAGAAGCCAATAAAGTGTCCACTGATCTTCTTGATGCCAGAACTCAAGTCACTGAACGCGAAAAAAAGATCACACAACTGCAGGGTGAACAAAAAGACGAACGCAAAGGACCAGAAAAAGTAAATGCACTGCTCAATCATTACTTTGGACACGATAGCATACAATTAGAAGCCAAAGACGATTCGATTAAAACATCAGTTAAATTCGAAATTATGCGAGGAGGAAAATCGGCCTTCAACCTAAGCGAAGGTGAATGTAGTTTAATCGCACTTTGCTATTTTATCGCAAAACTGGAAGAACCAGAGAGTAAAGGTAAAGAGCTTATTATTTATATTGATGACCCAATCTCCAGTTTAGATGGGAATCATATATTTTTTATGTTCAGCCTGATTGAAGGATTGATAGCTAAACCAATTAAAAATACTGATAATTCCAATAGCTATCGATACAAGCAACTTTTCATTTCCACGCATAATCTGGATTTTTTAAAATACCTCAAAAGATTATCTATTCCTAAAAAGAAAATCACGGTCGGTGAAGGTAAGGCAAGAAACGTCGAAGACAAAGAAAACTTCATGCTGGAACGTAACGGCAGAGGAAGTAATATTATTCTTATGCCTGCGTATTTGAATGATTATATTACGGAATTTAATTATCTTTTTCAGCAGATTTACAAATGCCGAGATCAGACTATGGCAAATGAATCCTACGAACCATTTTATGGTTTCGGAAATAATCTCAGAAAATTTCTGGAAGCATTCCTGTACTTCAAGTATCCCTGGCATGACGATAAAAATGATTCATTTGAGAAGATCAAGAAATTTTTTGGCGAAGAGGATGCGACTGCCATTGCATTGATAAATCGCCTCAACAATGAATATTCGCATCTTGAATCAATACCTGACCGTGGATTTAAACCACTTGAGGTTCCTGAGATTTCCAGGGTGGCCAATTTCGTTCTGGATAAAATGCACAAATCAGACCCTGACCAGTACAATTATTTGTTGAAAAGTATTGGGGAATATCAGGAAGTATAAAAACAATATATCCTAGATGCCCGGCTTAAACCGGGCATCGTCACAGTAAGTATGCCCTAACACGATCATTTTGCACAATATATTACAGGCACTGCATTAACTTCTTTGACCGCATGAGAAAAGGAAGACAGTATCCATAAAAGTTGGATCACATGCGGCTTTACTGGCAGATTACGTCGCAAT encodes the following:
- a CDS encoding AbrB/MazE/SpoVT family DNA-binding domain-containing protein, which translates into the protein MYTTRLKKVGGSIMLAVPPAVLKTLELSTDSEVGMTIDNGCLIIEPQKRPRYSLEELLAQCDPHAEISEEGREWIDAPAVGKEIL
- a CDS encoding helix-turn-helix domain-containing protein; this translates as MMRQDWHSADIIAGLKKRGTSLSALSRQAGLASSTLANALTRRWPKGERLIAEALDIAPEQIWPSRYR
- a CDS encoding AAA family ATPase; this translates as MINQIDISNFGSFSDFTWRKSVKDRGNNVQSFKRLNVLYGRNYSGKTTLSRIFRALETKHLPPNFTTPSLTIYGDKGNITSADVNNHHYDIRVYNRDFVNDNLSFLVNQDSGEIKTFAIVGEKNKEIEDAIAEIETELGSIETKSGFRFNQEEKNKKWNQAKTNHQTASDALEEKLRSHANNKIKKNREYGKSVYSITNIKQDISAIKKVEFRCLSMEEQAHKISLLRQEALPDITTLINIDLKIAEIRKIAEELLSRRIIPTQPLQELLNDSILQTWVKQGIPLHKEKRETCAFCRQNLPHDIWQVLDSHFNKESSVLESDIDSCLTSISNAIVKIPTFMTLTGNMFYPEERVAFEQSKTNLDEELAVNKQDLEFLEKALTSRKNDLFKPLEIPDSHYSVEKIQQCSHDINSLVSKNNTRTKTLEKDKIAARDALRLTDVASFIQTINYDDELIRIENLKTEANKVSTDLLDARTQVTEREKKITQLQGEQKDERKGPEKVNALLNHYFGHDSIQLEAKDDSIKTSVKFEIMRGGKSAFNLSEGECSLIALCYFIAKLEEPESKGKELIIYIDDPISSLDGNHIFFMFSLIEGLIAKPIKNTDNSNSYRYKQLFISTHNLDFLKYLKRLSIPKKKITVGEGKARNVEDKENFMLERNGRGSNIILMPAYLNDYITEFNYLFQQIYKCRDQTMANESYEPFYGFGNNLRKFLEAFLYFKYPWHDDKNDSFEKIKKFFGEEDATAIALINRLNNEYSHLESIPDRGFKPLEVPEISRVANFVLDKMHKSDPDQYNYLLKSIGEYQEV